The Shewanella mesophila genome contains the following window.
CTATCAATTGCTATAGCTATTCTCATTGCCGCACTCCAAACTTACTTTCAAATAGTTCACTAATAATATTCATGCCGATATCTAATCCATTAACACAAGAGCATTGAGTTAATGCAGCTTCGAGTAAAGACAAGCGCTGCGTATCGAGTAGAGCTAAAACCCCGCGAGTGATTGCCGCAGTATTATTATCACTGCATACGGTCAAACCCTTGTTCTCACATACACTTAGTCGGTGATACTGGTCTTTAGACACAGCAACCGATAGGGTTGGCTTCTTAAGAGCGATTGCTTGCAACAAAGTATCACCGCCACTCAATACCGCTAGTTTTGAGGCATCTAACAAGTCGATAAAATCACTATGGACTAGCTCTCTTATCGCTATAACCCCTTCGTACTCGGACATTTCACTTGGATAATTGGGGCCATAAATCATCACGCAAGGGATTTGGGTCGCCTTAAAAAGGGCTCTTGCTGCATTAGCAAACTCTTCGACAACATACCCACCACTATTTTTGTGACCACCCGAGCCTGCATTAAACAGAAAAAACTCTCCATGCTTCAAATCATGCGCCGCCAGCAACTGTGTCTGCTTAACGCTATTGGGAGAAACAAAGATGGGCCCGGTGATTGTGGGTTCAGGCTTGCCGATAAAACGTAGCTTTAACTTATCTATCCAGTTAATCGAACCAATAACAAATTCAGGTTGCACAACCCAATGACTATCGGTGACTCGTGCCCTTAGTATTTTCATCCCGCGGCTGCGCTTACGCTTATGCTGACTCAGAAAGATCACTTTCGCTCCCAACTCATTCGCGTGAACCAGCTGAGAACGTCTACCCGAAGCATCGAAAATGACAAAATCGGGTTGAAAATATGAAACAAAATCATTAACCGCTTTTATATTTTTAGTTGGCGTATCATCGAGTAATGCAACAGGATAGGGACAGGTGCTAGCGTAAGGAGCGTGACGACTCAGCACAAATTGAACCAAGGCATTAGGCCAACGCTCCTTAACCGCATCGGCAACTATCAATGATCGCATATACTCACCAATCCCCTCTTCAGAGGAAACTGGGACAAACAGAAATTTTGGCGTCACCGACATCAAATATATCCCTATTGCTTAACGCATTAAACAACCAGATGAAATTAGGTCAATTGCTTGCATCTTCGTCCTTGAGCAAGCAGCATATATGGCCAAGTTTACCATTAGCGGCTTAATCGTTGCGAGAGCAGATTAAATCGCTCAATCACAGATTCCACCGCTATCATCTCCATCAAATGTGCTCCCTTAGCGCGAGTCCCCCAAGTTATATCACCAGTAACCTGCGAAGCTATGGCTTCATCGTAAACGCTAACGACTAAATCTAAACAAGTATAAGGCCCTGTACGACCTGGATTAGAATGAGCATAAAGGCCGATAACAGGTGTTGCTTGTGTCACAGCCATATGTGCAGGACCAGTATCAGGAGCAAGCACGATAGAAGCCTGTTTTAACACCGCAAGTAACTGAGTCAAGGTGGTATTACCGACTTGATTCTCGACATCATGTTTAGCAATACTTTGGATCGCTTTCGCCAACTGCCTTTCCAAATCAGAAGGGCCGCCGCACAATATCACTCGATACCCTTGCTCAGTTGCATGATCGGCCACTGCTGCGTAGCGCTCGGGCAACCAATTTCGTTCTGCCTTGCTCGCCGCTGCGCAGATCACCAAGGTGTTACCCCCATCAGGGATCATATCTCTAGCAAACTCTGTATCTTGCTGGGGAACGGGAATGTTCCAGCGAGGTGCTAGTTCTTCGACGCCTATCGCTTTCGCAAAGCCCATAAAACCTTCTAGCACATGGGGTTTACTCAATGGCTCAACGCTACGATTGGTGACTAACCACTGACCCTCTTTTGCGCGAGCGCGATCGAACCCGATACGCTGTTTAGCAGAAATAGCCAAAGACGCTATCGTCGCCCGCAAGGCGACTTGCATATGCAATAGCAGATCAAATTTACGTCCGGCCAATGCCTTTTTCAGATTGAAGTAACTTCGCCAGCCTTGAGACTTATCAAAAATCACAAATTCAACACCAGGGAGATGCTTTAACAGCTGATATTCAATTTTGCCAATAACCCAAGTGATTTTAAGTTGTGGATATTGCCTTTGTATCGCCTGCACCATGGCCACCGCATGGCAAACATCACCAATTGCGGATAAACGCAACAAACATAAAGAATTAGCTGACTGCAAATTTAAACTCATAAGATTTAGGGGTCACAGGGTTAAATAGTGATTAAGGATCCGCAACGAGTTTAATGTAGAATGTATCTAGGTTCCATGTTTAGGCTCTCTTCGGGTCGAATTTGCATGATAAATAACTAGGATAAATGATGAAAATCCTAAATACTCAACTGCCCGATGTAAAATTGCTCGAACCTCAGGTGTTCGGTGATGAGCGAGGCTATTTCTTCGAAACCTTCCGTGATGCCTGGTTCAAACAACATATTGCCGATGTCGACTTCGTGCAAGAAAATCAAAGCAAATCATGCAAAGGAACCCTGCGCGGCCTGCATTATCAATTACAGCAGCCTCAAGGAAAGTTAGTTCGTGTTGTCTCTGGCGAAATATTCGATGTGTGTGTCGATTTACGATGTGACAGTGCAACATTTGGCCAATGGACAGGGCAATACCTTTCTGCAAAAAATCATCGTCAAATGTGGATACCTGCAGGGTTTGCGCACGGCTTCTATGTCGTATCCGATATGGCGGAGTGTCTCTACCAATGCACAGACTACTATGCGCCGACCGATGAACACAGCATCAAGTGGAACGATGCAACCTTAGCCATCTCATGGCCGATCATCCCAGAGCAACCACTGATCACCTCAGACAAAGACGCTAATGCTAACCGTTTTAGTGAGGCGGTATTATTCAATTCGCCTTCCAATATCGCATCAGTCGCAAAACAGGGAGACAGAGATGGAATCTAGAGCGATTCTCGTCACTGGCGGTGCTGGATTTATCGGCTCGGCGTTGATCCGTTATCTTATCGAACACACAGATCACAAGGTTGTTAACTACGATAAGCTTACCTATGCAGGCAACCTGTTATCCCTAAGAAGCATAGCTGACAAGCCAAAATATCATTTTATTCAAGGCGATATCAATGACGCACAAAAGGTTCAGTGCACCTTGCAAGAGCATCAAATCTCCTTGGTGATCCATCTCGCCGCCGAAACCCATGTAGACCGCTCTATCACGGGGCCAAAAACCTTTATCGACACTAATATTATGGGTACCTTCGTGCTGCTAGAAGAGTGCCGAAAATATCGAGATAGCCTAGAGAAGCCGATGGCAAAGCTGTTTCGTTTTCACCATGTATCTACCGATGAAGTGTTTGGTGACTTAGGTGAAGAAGGCTTATTTGAAGAGCAAACCCCTTACGCTCCGAGCTCGCCCTACTCAGCCAGTAAAGCCGCAGCAGATCATTTAGTCAGAGCCTGGCACCGAACTTACGGCTTGCCCGTGGTATTATCAAACTGCTCTAACAACTATGGTGCTTACCAATATCCAGAAAAACTGATCCCTCTGACCATATTGAACGCATTACAGGGAAAGCCTATCCCTATCTATGGTAACGGCCAACAGATCCGCGATTGGCTCAATGTCGATGATCATGCCATCGCCCTGTGTAAAGTTGCCTTTGAGGGGCAAACAGGCGAGAGCTACAATATCGGTGGCTGGAATGAAAAAACCAACCTAGAGGTAGTGCGAGCTATTTGCCAGCAATTAAATCAACTGATAAAAATAAAACCCGTTGGAGTAGAAGACTTTAGCTCTCTCATTACATTTGTCGATGATCGCCTTGGACATGATAGCCGCTATGCCATCGACGCGACTAAAATAGCCAAGCATCTCGGTTGGAAACCACAAGAAAGCTTCGAAACGGGCCTCAACAAAACTGTCCTCTGGTATATCAATAATATGGATTGGTGTGCAGAGATCGCTACACTTGCCTCAGATCAAAGCCCTGCTCAGCTTAGGTTAAACTAATGAGCACACAAGCTAACAGCACCAAATTAAAAGCGCTGGTGATTGGTCGTCATGGCCAACTAGCACAAGCACTGCATGCCACTATTCCAGCAGGCATAACAGCTAAATTCTAT
Protein-coding sequences here:
- a CDS encoding glycosyltransferase family 9 protein, translated to MSVTPKFLFVPVSSEEGIGEYMRSLIVADAVKERWPNALVQFVLSRHAPYASTCPYPVALLDDTPTKNIKAVNDFVSYFQPDFVIFDASGRRSQLVHANELGAKVIFLSQHKRKRSRGMKILRARVTDSHWVVQPEFVIGSINWIDKLKLRFIGKPEPTITGPIFVSPNSVKQTQLLAAHDLKHGEFFLFNAGSGGHKNSGGYVVEEFANAARALFKATQIPCVMIYGPNYPSEMSEYEGVIAIRELVHSDFIDLLDASKLAVLSGGDTLLQAIALKKPTLSVAVSKDQYHRLSVCENKGLTVCSDNNTAAITRGVLALLDTQRLSLLEAALTQCSCVNGLDIGMNIISELFESKFGVRQ
- a CDS encoding glycosyltransferase family 9 protein; protein product: MSLNLQSANSLCLLRLSAIGDVCHAVAMVQAIQRQYPQLKITWVIGKIEYQLLKHLPGVEFVIFDKSQGWRSYFNLKKALAGRKFDLLLHMQVALRATIASLAISAKQRIGFDRARAKEGQWLVTNRSVEPLSKPHVLEGFMGFAKAIGVEELAPRWNIPVPQQDTEFARDMIPDGGNTLVICAAASKAERNWLPERYAAVADHATEQGYRVILCGGPSDLERQLAKAIQSIAKHDVENQVGNTTLTQLLAVLKQASIVLAPDTGPAHMAVTQATPVIGLYAHSNPGRTGPYTCLDLVVSVYDEAIASQVTGDITWGTRAKGAHLMEMIAVESVIERFNLLSQRLSR
- the rfbC gene encoding dTDP-4-dehydrorhamnose 3,5-epimerase, which encodes MKILNTQLPDVKLLEPQVFGDERGYFFETFRDAWFKQHIADVDFVQENQSKSCKGTLRGLHYQLQQPQGKLVRVVSGEIFDVCVDLRCDSATFGQWTGQYLSAKNHRQMWIPAGFAHGFYVVSDMAECLYQCTDYYAPTDEHSIKWNDATLAISWPIIPEQPLITSDKDANANRFSEAVLFNSPSNIASVAKQGDRDGI
- the rfbB gene encoding dTDP-glucose 4,6-dehydratase encodes the protein MESRAILVTGGAGFIGSALIRYLIEHTDHKVVNYDKLTYAGNLLSLRSIADKPKYHFIQGDINDAQKVQCTLQEHQISLVIHLAAETHVDRSITGPKTFIDTNIMGTFVLLEECRKYRDSLEKPMAKLFRFHHVSTDEVFGDLGEEGLFEEQTPYAPSSPYSASKAAADHLVRAWHRTYGLPVVLSNCSNNYGAYQYPEKLIPLTILNALQGKPIPIYGNGQQIRDWLNVDDHAIALCKVAFEGQTGESYNIGGWNEKTNLEVVRAICQQLNQLIKIKPVGVEDFSSLITFVDDRLGHDSRYAIDATKIAKHLGWKPQESFETGLNKTVLWYINNMDWCAEIATLASDQSPAQLRLN